In the Deltaproteobacteria bacterium genome, one interval contains:
- a CDS encoding integration host factor subunit beta, giving the protein MNKSDLIETVSEKVKSLARREVEAIVETIFDKMTGALSKGDRIEIRGFGSFEVRVREPRQGRNPKTGAQVYVNTRRVPFFKVGKELRERVNNGAGAA; this is encoded by the coding sequence ATGAACAAGAGCGATTTAATTGAAACCGTTTCCGAAAAAGTCAAAAGCCTCGCCCGACGGGAGGTGGAGGCGATTGTCGAAACCATCTTCGACAAAATGACGGGGGCCTTGTCCAAGGGGGACCGGATTGAGATCCGCGGATTCGGCAGTTTTGAAGTGCGCGTGCGGGAGCCGCGGCAGGGGAGAAACCCCAAGACGGGGGCGCAGGTCTATGTGAATACCCGGCGCGTCCCGTTTTTCAAGGTGGGAAAGGAACTGCGCGAGCGGGTCAACAACGGGGCGGGGGCGGCCTAA
- the rnr gene encoding ribonuclease R → MDDSSILTFLVNHPKHAWSPREIAQRLKVPSAGRRGLRNRLKRLSQEGKIIPQRGGRYGSLTNVPTVSGTLKAHYEGYGFVISDDPAQTDVFIPAKNMNYALPGDRVVTSVMEGRGDGKREGKILQILERGRTHWIGRFERQGKGFAVINEERQKAVEILIPGRHLKGARPGQMVVVRVTRFPASGRPMMGEVAEVLGSPRDESAETAAILVKHRIRKNFPPKVTEEVQRQPEEISEEELKRRVDLRPLPILTIDGITARDFDDAVFVEKKGLSFHLYVSIADVAHYVASGGTTDHEALERGTSTYFPDFAVPMLPEKLSNGLCSLNPGQDRLTLTAEIRFDETGQAQEAWYYESVIRSQKRGIYEEVQSFFDGASDAVEACPVPLRQSLDEMKKLAELLMVQRGRRGSIDFDLPEADIRYDKEGRISAIVKAERFFSHRLIEEFMISANVAVAELFSRLELPFLYRIHDLPDPAKVGEFLLLAKNLGVRLPSGSFKQAKDFARLLETIKTDPAEPLIHQVLLRSMRIALYSPENRGHFGLNLKTYCHFTSPIRRYPDLVVHRQLKFLLHGSKTGKIHLVFGRGVTLPPSSLRSFYNHRDVEYFGDQSSKREREAMEAEREMLKLKQALFMQDHVGDKFFGTIRRVAKFGLFVELEPHFVEGLLHVSDLTDDYYRFDDKRLRFVGTGKKRKIYQVGDKIRVTVRDVSVENRQISLESA, encoded by the coding sequence GTGGACGATTCTTCGATTCTCACGTTTCTCGTCAATCATCCCAAGCATGCCTGGTCCCCGCGCGAGATCGCCCAGCGGCTTAAAGTCCCCTCTGCCGGGAGAAGGGGGTTGAGAAACCGCCTCAAGCGGCTGTCGCAGGAAGGTAAAATCATCCCGCAAAGGGGAGGGCGCTACGGGAGCCTCACCAATGTTCCCACTGTTTCAGGCACATTGAAGGCGCATTACGAAGGCTACGGTTTTGTCATTTCCGACGATCCCGCGCAGACCGATGTCTTCATTCCCGCAAAGAACATGAATTACGCCCTTCCGGGCGATCGCGTCGTGACCAGCGTGATGGAAGGAAGAGGGGACGGCAAGCGGGAAGGGAAAATTCTTCAGATACTGGAACGGGGACGCACCCACTGGATCGGAAGATTTGAGCGGCAGGGCAAAGGATTTGCGGTGATCAATGAAGAGCGGCAAAAGGCGGTGGAGATTCTGATCCCCGGCAGACATTTAAAGGGGGCCCGGCCCGGGCAGATGGTGGTTGTGCGGGTCACCCGGTTTCCCGCCTCGGGCCGGCCGATGATGGGAGAGGTCGCCGAGGTTCTGGGAAGCCCAAGGGATGAATCCGCCGAAACGGCCGCCATCCTGGTCAAGCACCGGATCCGGAAAAACTTTCCCCCCAAAGTGACGGAGGAGGTCCAGCGTCAACCCGAAGAAATTTCCGAAGAGGAATTGAAACGCCGTGTGGATCTTCGTCCTCTCCCTATTTTGACCATCGACGGCATCACCGCCCGCGACTTCGATGACGCCGTTTTCGTGGAAAAAAAAGGCTTATCCTTTCATCTCTATGTCAGCATCGCGGACGTGGCCCACTATGTCGCCTCGGGAGGCACAACCGATCACGAGGCGCTCGAGCGGGGCACCTCTACCTATTTTCCCGACTTTGCCGTTCCGATGCTTCCGGAAAAACTCTCCAACGGCCTCTGTAGTCTCAACCCCGGGCAGGACCGGCTGACCCTGACCGCCGAAATCAGGTTTGACGAAACCGGCCAGGCGCAGGAGGCATGGTATTACGAAAGCGTCATTCGGAGCCAAAAGCGGGGGATCTACGAGGAGGTGCAAAGTTTTTTTGACGGCGCCTCCGACGCCGTTGAGGCCTGTCCCGTTCCCCTCCGGCAGAGCCTTGATGAAATGAAAAAACTGGCGGAACTCCTGATGGTTCAGAGGGGGCGGCGCGGCTCGATCGACTTTGACCTCCCCGAGGCCGACATCCGGTACGACAAGGAGGGGAGAATTTCCGCCATTGTCAAGGCGGAGCGCTTCTTTTCCCACCGGCTGATCGAGGAATTCATGATCTCTGCGAATGTCGCGGTGGCGGAGCTTTTTTCCCGACTGGAGCTCCCGTTTTTGTACCGGATTCATGATTTGCCTGATCCCGCCAAAGTAGGTGAATTTCTCCTGCTGGCGAAAAATCTGGGGGTGAGGCTCCCCAGCGGATCGTTCAAACAGGCCAAGGACTTCGCCCGTCTTCTGGAAACGATCAAAACGGATCCGGCGGAGCCGTTGATTCACCAGGTTCTTTTGCGCTCGATGCGGATTGCGCTCTACAGCCCCGAAAACCGCGGCCATTTCGGGTTGAACCTTAAAACTTATTGCCACTTCACCAGCCCCATCCGGCGCTATCCCGATCTGGTTGTCCATCGCCAGCTGAAATTTCTTCTGCATGGAAGCAAAACGGGAAAGATTCATCTTGTGTTTGGCCGCGGTGTGACTCTTCCACCATCGTCCCTCCGCTCGTTTTACAACCACCGCGACGTCGAATACTTCGGCGACCAGTCCTCCAAACGGGAGCGCGAGGCGATGGAGGCGGAGCGCGAGATGCTCAAACTAAAACAGGCCCTCTTCATGCAGGACCATGTGGGGGACAAATTTTTCGGAACCATCCGGCGGGTGGCCAAGTTCGGCCTCTTTGTGGAACTGGAACCGCACTTTGTCGAGGGTCTTCTGCACGTGAGCGATCTGACGGACGACTATTATCGTTTCGACGATAAACGCCTCCGCTTTGTCGGGACTGGAAAAAAGAGAAAAATCTATCAGGTCGGAGACAAAATCCGGGTGACGGTCAGGGATGTGTCGGTGGAAAACCGGCAGATATCGCTGGAGTCGGCTTGA
- the sppA gene encoding signal peptide peptidase SppA, producing MRRHPILLSFLVVFLILFFLAGVFVVVVALTGGDGAKWLPLGDIAIVEIEGPIFDSTDIIKELHRYGENSSIKAVVLRIDSPGGAVAPSQEIFEEVKKLKKTKKVVVSLGTVGASGAYYIACAADKIIASPGTITGSIGVIMESMSFHEVLKWARLENRVIKSGEYKDVGSPFREMLPGERAYLQAILDNMYGQFKNAVAENRGFSQEQIDLIAEGKIYTGEQAMTQKLVDGLGTLYDAIDEAKKLAGLSPDARVIWPRKDKFPFESLLFDSMEKNSLEHFVKKYFHGMDAPVWLYSMNPLKID from the coding sequence ATGCGCCGGCATCCAATCCTCCTTTCATTTCTGGTCGTCTTTCTCATCCTTTTTTTCCTGGCCGGCGTCTTTGTCGTGGTTGTCGCCCTCACGGGGGGCGATGGAGCAAAGTGGCTCCCGCTGGGCGATATCGCGATTGTTGAAATTGAAGGCCCCATCTTCGACTCCACCGACATCATCAAGGAGCTTCACCGTTACGGCGAAAACAGCTCCATCAAGGCGGTGGTGTTGCGGATCGATTCCCCCGGCGGGGCCGTGGCCCCCTCGCAGGAAATTTTCGAGGAGGTCAAAAAACTCAAAAAAACCAAAAAAGTCGTCGTCTCCCTGGGAACGGTGGGGGCCTCGGGGGCCTACTACATCGCCTGCGCGGCGGATAAAATCATCGCCAGCCCCGGCACCATCACCGGCTCCATCGGCGTCATCATGGAAAGCATGAGCTTTCACGAAGTGCTCAAATGGGCCCGTCTCGAAAACCGCGTGATCAAAAGCGGCGAGTACAAGGATGTCGGCTCCCCCTTCCGCGAAATGCTTCCCGGGGAAAGGGCCTATCTGCAGGCCATTCTCGACAATATGTACGGCCAGTTCAAAAATGCGGTGGCCGAAAACCGGGGTTTTTCGCAGGAACAAATCGATCTGATCGCGGAGGGAAAAATTTACACGGGGGAACAGGCGATGACCCAAAAGCTTGTCGACGGATTGGGGACGCTGTACGACGCCATCGACGAGGCCAAAAAGCTTGCCGGCCTTTCACCGGATGCCCGCGTCATCTGGCCGCGGAAGGACAAATTCCCGTTCGAGTCGCTTTTGTTCGATTCGATGGAAAAAAATTCGCTTGAGCATTTTGTCAAAAAATATTTTCATGGCATGGACGCGCCGGTCTGGTTATACTCCATGAACCCTCTCAAAATCGACTAA
- a CDS encoding prephenate dehydrogenase, with amino-acid sequence MFNKIAIIGVGLIGGSLGLEIKRKKLAREVVGCGRSRANLAVAKRRRLIDEATTDLAKAVKDADLVVLGAPPRTIIGHIGRIGPILERGAIVMDVGSTKDKIVRAAEKYLPRTVHFVGAHPLAGAEKGGAWAALPGLFRGKRFVITPAKRTSRKALAVAKRFWKKMGSETIILSPERHDRILSATSHLPQIVASALMKTIGNALSFSEMKKMGGGGLKDTTRIAASPAEMWTHICLENRENLLKSLRKFESELKRVVGLIEKKNAGPLKKYLERASELRRKL; translated from the coding sequence ATGTTTAACAAAATAGCCATCATCGGTGTCGGTTTAATCGGCGGTTCGCTGGGCCTTGAAATAAAGCGCAAAAAACTGGCGCGCGAGGTTGTCGGATGCGGGCGTTCACGGGCCAACCTTGCCGTTGCAAAGCGCCGGCGCCTTATTGACGAAGCAACAACCGATTTGGCCAAAGCGGTTAAAGATGCCGATTTGGTTGTGCTGGGGGCGCCACCGAGAACAATTATAGGTCATATAGGTCGTATAGGACCTATACTGGAGAGGGGAGCGATTGTCATGGATGTCGGTTCCACCAAGGATAAAATCGTCCGCGCCGCAGAGAAATATCTTCCCCGAACCGTTCATTTTGTTGGCGCACACCCGCTGGCCGGCGCCGAAAAAGGGGGGGCCTGGGCCGCCCTTCCCGGCCTGTTTCGGGGCAAGCGATTCGTCATTACCCCCGCTAAAAGGACAAGCCGAAAGGCCCTCGCCGTGGCAAAGCGTTTTTGGAAAAAAATGGGGAGCGAGACGATTATCCTTTCTCCCGAAAGGCATGACCGCATCCTTTCGGCGACAAGCCACCTGCCGCAGATTGTCGCCTCCGCCCTGATGAAAACCATCGGCAATGCCCTTTCGTTTTCCGAAATGAAAAAAATGGGGGGAGGGGGCTTAAAGGACACGACACGCATCGCCGCCTCTCCGGCGGAGATGTGGACGCATATCTGTCTGGAGAATCGGGAAAATCTGTTGAAGAGTCTGCGAAAATTTGAAAGCGAACTGAAGCGCGTCGTCGGACTGATTGAAAAGAAAAATGCCGGCCCGTTGAAAAAATATCTTGAGCGCGCCTCGGAATTGAGGAGAAAATTGTAA
- the aroA gene encoding 3-phosphoshikimate 1-carboxyvinyltransferase, whose product MQSQTIHPAPHLRGTISVPGDKSISHRALIFSAIAEGDSRIRNLLLGEDVLATMRIMQQLGVKMSHKPEEIRPGETLIVHGVGLYGLRPSPRLLDCGNSGTTMRLMMGLLSAQPFESTLTGDHSLNRRPMERVIKPLAEMGARFDVEQKGGERTIRVKGTKKIGARDATTGGIKFHLPVASAQVKSALMLAALYAAEETLVIEPSPSRDHTERLLAAMGVKLFKKGNEVMIHPAEKLQPLDITVPGDFSSAAFFVVGGLIVPHSDLILKDVGINPTRSALADVLREMGGSVRIGKPRLIADEPVADIHVQSSPLRGFELKGEIIPKLIDEIPIFAVAAVCARGKSSVSDAAELRVKESDRIAVLAAELKKMGVVVEEKPDGLVLSGTLHEGKTRLMGGAFDSHGDHRIAMSCAIGALAAQNSSVISDVECVATSFPGFFEILHQLAS is encoded by the coding sequence ATGCAATCCCAAACCATCCATCCCGCCCCGCATCTTCGGGGAACAATCTCCGTTCCCGGCGACAAATCCATCTCCCACCGGGCCCTCATTTTTTCCGCAATAGCCGAAGGGGACTCGCGGATCCGCAATCTTCTTTTGGGCGAGGATGTCCTGGCCACCATGCGGATCATGCAACAGTTGGGGGTCAAAATGTCCCACAAGCCCGAGGAAATCCGTCCGGGTGAAACCCTCATCGTGCACGGTGTCGGCCTTTACGGACTACGGCCGAGCCCCCGGCTCCTCGACTGCGGCAATTCAGGCACCACCATGCGCCTCATGATGGGCCTTCTTTCGGCCCAGCCGTTTGAATCGACATTGACGGGCGACCATTCACTCAACCGCCGCCCGATGGAGCGGGTGATCAAGCCGCTTGCCGAAATGGGGGCCCGTTTTGACGTGGAACAAAAGGGGGGAGAACGCACGATCCGGGTTAAAGGAACAAAAAAAATCGGCGCCAGGGACGCAACCACTGGAGGAATAAAATTTCATCTCCCTGTCGCCTCGGCGCAGGTGAAATCGGCCCTTATGCTGGCCGCTCTTTACGCCGCGGAGGAGACACTGGTTATTGAACCATCCCCCTCGCGCGACCATACCGAGCGCCTCTTGGCGGCCATGGGGGTAAAACTCTTCAAAAAGGGGAACGAGGTGATGATTCACCCGGCCGAAAAACTTCAACCCCTCGACATAACCGTCCCCGGCGATTTTTCCAGCGCCGCCTTTTTTGTGGTCGGCGGACTGATAGTCCCTCACTCGGATCTCATTTTGAAGGATGTGGGAATTAACCCCACCCGTTCGGCGCTTGCCGATGTCCTTCGCGAAATGGGAGGAAGCGTCCGTATCGGCAAACCGCGACTCATTGCCGACGAACCGGTGGCGGATATTCATGTCCAAAGTTCACCCTTGAGGGGTTTTGAGTTGAAGGGGGAGATTATTCCCAAACTCATCGATGAAATCCCCATTTTTGCCGTTGCGGCTGTCTGCGCCCGTGGAAAAAGCAGTGTCTCCGATGCCGCCGAATTGCGGGTCAAGGAGTCCGACCGGATTGCCGTTCTGGCGGCGGAACTGAAAAAAATGGGGGTCGTCGTGGAGGAGAAGCCCGACGGCCTTGTCCTTTCAGGGACTCTGCATGAAGGAAAGACAAGGCTGATGGGGGGCGCCTTTGACAGCCATGGGGACCACCGGATCGCCATGAGTTGCGCCATCGGGGCGCTGGCCGCCCAAAATTCCTCGGTTATTTCCGATGTAGAGTGTGTGGCCACCTCATTTCCCGGCTTTTTTGAAATTCTCCATCAACTGGCTTCCTAA
- a CDS encoding 30S ribosomal protein S1, protein MTETQTASDFKTLFEERLKTFNVQEGKLVTGTVVAVGRDMVSVDIGFKTEGYIPVEEFINFDGEVGVKPGDAIRVVLEQIEDDNGNLILSKERADALEAWDKVAEAHEKDQIIEGVIVNKIKGGMSVNLGGIKAFLPGSQIDLKPVKSLDKLIGHKFQFKIIKLNKAKGNIVLSRRVVLEKERESQKKNLLENLREGQVIKGVVKNLTEYGAFVDLGGIDGLLHITDMSWGRAGHPSEIFSVGDEIDVVVLKYDPKNEKVSLGYKQLLPDPWKEVKGKFTPGEKLQGKVVNITDYGIFVELAEGIEGLVHVSELSWSKKTRHPSKMVKQGDVIEAVVLDVDPGNRRIALGMKQLDPNPWDGLVEKYPAGTKVRGTVRNVTDFGVFVGIEGEEIDGLVHVSDLTWDKNVKHPSELYKKGDEVDCVVITVDKGAERFALGLKQLEDDPRANMARKYRTGTAVSGVVVQATDKGVVVRLEDDTTGFIANADLSLHAKEEGHERPKEGETVTATVKKVDPRENRVLLSVKTYEKAQEKEHMKEFLSKQGDSSVKLQDIAK, encoded by the coding sequence ATGACCGAGACACAGACCGCATCCGATTTTAAAACGCTTTTCGAGGAACGCCTCAAAACTTTCAATGTCCAGGAGGGAAAACTGGTGACTGGCACGGTTGTGGCGGTGGGGCGCGACATGGTTTCCGTCGACATCGGCTTCAAGACGGAGGGTTACATCCCGGTTGAGGAATTCATCAATTTTGACGGCGAGGTGGGGGTCAAGCCGGGCGACGCCATCCGGGTGGTGTTGGAGCAGATCGAGGACGACAACGGGAATCTGATCCTCTCCAAGGAGCGGGCGGACGCCCTGGAGGCATGGGACAAGGTGGCGGAGGCCCATGAAAAGGATCAAATTATCGAGGGGGTCATCGTCAACAAGATCAAGGGGGGGATGTCGGTCAATCTGGGGGGGATCAAGGCCTTTCTTCCCGGTTCGCAGATTGACCTGAAGCCGGTCAAAAGCCTCGACAAGCTCATCGGTCATAAATTTCAGTTCAAAATCATCAAGCTCAACAAGGCCAAGGGAAACATCGTCCTCTCGCGCCGCGTTGTTCTGGAAAAAGAGCGCGAATCACAAAAGAAGAACCTTCTCGAAAACCTTCGCGAAGGGCAGGTGATCAAGGGGGTGGTCAAGAACCTCACCGAATATGGGGCGTTTGTGGACCTGGGGGGGATCGACGGCCTTCTTCATATCACCGACATGAGCTGGGGGCGCGCGGGCCATCCGAGCGAGATCTTTTCGGTCGGCGACGAAATCGACGTCGTGGTTTTGAAATACGACCCCAAAAACGAAAAAGTCTCACTTGGCTACAAACAGCTCCTCCCCGACCCCTGGAAAGAGGTGAAGGGGAAGTTCACGCCGGGTGAAAAGCTTCAGGGAAAGGTGGTCAACATCACCGACTACGGCATTTTTGTGGAGCTCGCGGAGGGGATCGAGGGGTTGGTGCATGTCTCGGAGCTTTCGTGGTCCAAAAAGACGCGGCACCCGTCCAAGATGGTCAAGCAGGGGGATGTCATTGAGGCGGTGGTGCTGGATGTCGATCCCGGCAACCGGCGCATTGCGCTCGGCATGAAGCAGTTGGATCCGAATCCGTGGGACGGGCTGGTGGAAAAATATCCGGCGGGGACAAAAGTCCGCGGCACGGTGCGCAATGTCACCGATTTCGGCGTTTTTGTGGGGATCGAGGGGGAAGAGATCGACGGGCTGGTCCATGTCTCCGATTTGACGTGGGATAAAAACGTCAAACATCCGTCCGAGCTTTACAAGAAAGGGGATGAGGTTGATTGTGTGGTCATCACGGTGGACAAGGGAGCCGAGCGGTTCGCCCTCGGCTTGAAACAGCTCGAAGACGACCCGCGGGCGAATATGGCGCGAAAATACCGGACAGGGACGGCGGTTTCGGGAGTTGTTGTACAGGCAACCGACAAAGGGGTCGTCGTCCGCCTCGAAGACGACACAACCGGTTTTATTGCCAATGCCGATCTTTCCCTGCACGCAAAAGAGGAGGGTCATGAAAGGCCCAAAGAAGGGGAGACAGTCACGGCGACGGTCAAAAAAGTCGACCCCCGCGAAAATCGTGTTCTCTTGAGCGTCAAGACCTACGAGAAGGCCCAGGAGAAGGAGCACATGAAGGAGTTCCTCTCCAAACAGGGCGATTCGTCGGTGAAATTGCAGGATATAGCAAAGTAA
- the pheA gene encoding prephenate dehydratase, which yields MNKIGRLRKKIDAIDRKMLALLSERGKVAQGIGKMKREKGAGVLVPSREQSIYDRLSRFNKGPYRREAVLSIFREIISATRALEAPLRISYLGPEATFTHMAAVRHFGSSAEFVPEAGIENIFAAVTRGESDFGVVPIENSTEGVVSHTLDLFVDSDLSISSEEVLKIAHHLLSREEGIGRIDRVYSHPHAIAQCRNWLMTHLPNVPVKEMESTAAAAKRAAGERHSAAIASEFASSRYGLPVRAREIQDQPQNFTRFLIIGRQPPRRTGRDKTSILFMTRDEVGILHQILGSFARQKINLTKIESRPLKKRAWEYMFFADLDGHLSERRIARALSEVQKKCTFFKILGSYPKSRI from the coding sequence ATGAACAAAATCGGCCGACTCCGCAAAAAAATCGACGCGATTGACCGCAAAATGCTGGCCCTTTTGTCCGAAAGGGGAAAAGTCGCGCAGGGGATCGGCAAAATGAAGAGGGAGAAGGGGGCCGGAGTCCTGGTCCCCTCGCGGGAACAGTCCATCTACGACCGCCTCTCGCGTTTCAACAAGGGGCCCTATCGGCGCGAGGCGGTGCTTTCCATTTTCCGCGAGATCATCTCGGCCACAAGGGCGCTTGAGGCCCCGTTGAGAATTTCCTATCTTGGTCCCGAGGCGACCTTCACCCATATGGCGGCGGTCCGCCACTTCGGCTCATCGGCCGAATTTGTACCCGAGGCGGGGATTGAAAATATCTTTGCGGCGGTGACGCGCGGCGAGTCCGACTTCGGGGTCGTGCCGATCGAAAATTCCACCGAAGGGGTGGTGAGCCACACGCTCGATCTTTTTGTCGATTCCGATTTGAGCATCAGTTCAGAAGAGGTGTTAAAGATCGCCCACCATTTGTTGAGCCGCGAGGAGGGGATAGGCCGGATCGACAGGGTCTATTCCCATCCGCACGCCATCGCCCAGTGCCGAAATTGGCTGATGACCCATCTCCCCAATGTTCCCGTGAAGGAGATGGAGAGCACGGCCGCGGCGGCCAAACGCGCCGCCGGTGAGAGGCATTCCGCGGCGATTGCCTCGGAATTCGCGTCGAGCCGATACGGTTTACCCGTACGGGCCCGCGAGATCCAGGATCAACCGCAGAATTTCACCCGCTTTTTGATCATCGGCCGGCAACCGCCGCGAAGGACGGGGCGCGACAAGACCTCCATCCTTTTTATGACGCGCGACGAGGTGGGGATTCTGCACCAGATACTCGGCTCATTTGCGCGACAAAAGATCAACCTCACCAAGATTGAATCGCGCCCGCTCAAAAAACGGGCCTGGGAATACATGTTTTTTGCCGATCTGGACGGCCATCTCTCGGAGAGAAGGATCGCCCGGGCCCTGTCCGAGGTGCAAAAAAAGTGCACCTTCTTCAAGATTCTGGGGTCATATCCGAAAAGTCGCATATAG